In one Magallana gigas chromosome 9, xbMagGiga1.1, whole genome shotgun sequence genomic region, the following are encoded:
- the LOC105319014 gene encoding uncharacterized protein, with amino-acid sequence MSNPVKKRKRPPKYLEKSLLVNHKEDQLLVERLNDIHIRSRTREMELERERIKVRDEWKESRKRQIPVDSVPPLPSVQDFPGPLLPQRKLGTVEKPKLHRGTSLTEEKDSDNVNSYLLGEYRRMSEVIPSILLALSKKDEKKSKLLPAFPLHRIEEIEHQNQEPDLHRITKLARTVKKMRENMSFQKKIDLNRPKMSLSKMFKDMHDHRHEIDQYTDGTCVLLKRKLEKRRRESMPELDVNSPPIRRTSDTKEPSSFHKSQSAPLLGGSTESIDSAVDREAEARDTFESDLEIKMPSRFERSQSLQFTPSLQRNYTTLEKKDSANPRPHSFIEKRNSISIGAARSTSLPPPRRASISTDQHLPLQLPRFNSRQLRSLPGVHHRRHDSHISTEFIDEDDLRAKQRVAMELQKFERIRRKIDRFLTFDSPKSVELKRGYTLLT; translated from the coding sequence atgtcgAATCCAGTAAAGAAAAGGAAGCGGCCTCCGAAGTATTTAGAAAAATCGCTTCTCGTAAATCACAAGGAAGACCAGCTTCTAGTAGAGAGACTGAATGATATTCACATCCGGTCGCGCACGCGTGAAATGGAGTTAGAAAGGGAGCGGATCAAAGTAAGAGATGAATGGAAGGAAAGCAGAAAACGACAAATCCCCGTCGACTCTGTGCCACCCCTGCCTTCTGTCCAAGATTTTCCTGGCCCGCTTTTACCTCAAAGAAAACTAGGGACAGTAGAAAAACCAAAACTACACCGAGGCACATCTCTGACGGAAGAGAAAGATTCGGATAATGTTAACTCGTACTTGTTGGGAGAATACAGAAGAATGTCGGAAGTTATCCCATCTATTTTGTTGGCTTTGTCAAAGAAAGATGAGAAAAAGTCAAAACTGTTGCCAGCTTTTCCGTTACATAGGATTGAAGAAATCGAACACCAAAACCAAGAGCCAGACCTGCACAGAATCACAAAACTTGCGCGAACTGTGAAAAAGATGAGAGAGAACATGTCTTTCCAAAAGAAAATTGACTTGAATAGACCGAAAATGTCTCTGtctaaaatgtttaaagatatgCACGACCATCGCCATGAAATTGATCAATACACAGATGGGACTTGTGTTctattgaaaagaaaacttGAAAAACGCCGCCGAGAATCGATGCCTGAATTGGACGTAAATTCGCCACCCATTCGTCGGACATCTGACACAAAAGAACCTTCTAGTTTTCACAAATCCCAATCAGCTCCTTTGCTTGGTGGATCGACAGAATCCATTGACTCCGCTGTCGACCGAGAAGCTGAAGCAAGGGATACATTCGAGTCCGACCTGGAAATAAAAATGCCATCTAGATTCGAGCGATCCCAGAGCTTACAGTTCACACCCTCCCTTCAGCGAAATTATACGACTCTGGAAAAGAAGGACTCCGCAAATCCTAGGCCGCACAGTTTTATCGAAAAACGAAATTCGATATCTATAGGAGCAGCTCGATCAACCAGTCTGCCCCCTCCAAGAAGGGCCTCGATTTCGACCGACCAGCACCTGCCACTGCAGCTTCCTCGATTCAACTCGAGACAACTCAGAAGTTTGCCTGGGGTTCACCACAGGAGACACGATTCACATATCAGTACCGAATTCATCGACGAAGACGACCTTCGAGCGAAACAAAGGGTGGCGATGGAACTACAAAAATTCGAGCGAATTCGACGAAAAATCGATCGCTTTTTGACATTTGATTCACCAAAGAGTGTGGAATTAAAAAGGGGTTACACGCTTTTGACTTAA